One genomic segment of Gammaproteobacteria bacterium includes these proteins:
- a CDS encoding membrane-bound lytic murein transglycosylase D produces the protein MKKIILTLSSLFAISLSGCASDPAYQKSDADSQDNPDSLVLKGQDESNSLTQEEEGNTSGKIDWLTAWWKKSESELTPSSRVKNFGFSHWFTKTPIKKEHNDLEENVVSLWDTVGDLVTLTEPDHPRIQKEANFYARNQRFLDYISEQAEPYFNFVLGEVQRRNMPVEVALLPAVESAYQPRATSPRRAAGLWQLIPGTARHWGLELNQHYDGRRDVFASTHAALDYLQKLNDDFEGDWLLTMAAYNCGEFSVSRAIRRNLAHGKPTDFWSLELPAETRAFVPRILGLAAVIAEPQNYGVQLKTLRDRPVVSVKIDYQVDLAKVAEIADISLHEMKRLNPAYRQGKTDSEGGNFLLPEPQARLFEARLAAMDPQELSPFQRASDAPPVEADIKPVSAAPEPSTENAITNRAPVQMIHVVRRGDTLGSLARAAGVRVKDIIAWNHLKSRVSLHPGQRLTLSQGTEAVVLTKSHGHTDQVNKHGRIKATILARGKHHDAQSLQHQRHSVIKAAHNKHSSRTHGRHS, from the coding sequence ATGAAAAAAATAATTCTTACGTTATCCTCGTTATTCGCCATTAGTCTTTCAGGTTGCGCGAGTGATCCCGCCTATCAAAAAAGTGATGCAGATTCTCAGGATAACCCAGATTCCCTGGTATTAAAGGGACAAGATGAGTCAAATTCCCTTACCCAGGAGGAAGAAGGCAATACGAGTGGAAAAATTGATTGGTTAACTGCATGGTGGAAAAAATCAGAATCTGAACTGACGCCTTCCAGTAGGGTAAAGAATTTTGGATTCAGTCATTGGTTCACCAAAACACCAATAAAGAAAGAACATAATGATTTAGAAGAAAATGTTGTCAGTTTATGGGATACGGTAGGCGATTTGGTAACTCTGACTGAACCTGATCATCCTCGCATTCAGAAAGAAGCCAATTTTTATGCCCGTAACCAACGCTTTTTAGACTATATCTCGGAGCAGGCCGAGCCTTATTTCAATTTCGTGTTGGGAGAGGTGCAGCGGCGAAATATGCCCGTGGAAGTGGCGTTGCTACCAGCGGTGGAGAGCGCCTATCAGCCTCGGGCTACTTCTCCCCGGCGTGCTGCCGGACTGTGGCAGCTCATCCCGGGGACGGCGCGCCATTGGGGGCTAGAGTTGAACCAGCATTATGATGGTCGTCGTGATGTGTTTGCATCGACCCATGCAGCCCTGGATTATCTTCAAAAGCTCAACGACGATTTCGAGGGTGACTGGTTGCTTACCATGGCTGCCTATAATTGTGGAGAATTCAGTGTTTCGCGTGCCATTCGGAGAAATCTTGCCCACGGCAAGCCTACTGATTTTTGGTCATTGGAGCTTCCCGCCGAAACACGCGCCTTCGTACCCCGCATCCTGGGCTTGGCAGCCGTCATCGCTGAACCTCAAAATTATGGTGTCCAACTCAAAACCCTGCGTGATCGACCGGTCGTCTCGGTCAAGATTGATTATCAGGTAGACTTGGCAAAAGTCGCGGAAATTGCAGATATTTCTTTGCATGAAATGAAACGTCTTAATCCCGCCTATCGCCAGGGAAAAACGGATTCCGAGGGAGGAAATTTTTTGTTGCCGGAGCCGCAGGCACGACTGTTTGAGGCACGTCTGGCGGCGATGGATCCCCAGGAACTTTCGCCTTTCCAGAGGGCGAGTGACGCACCACCTGTGGAGGCCGACATCAAGCCAGTATCCGCTGCCCCTGAACCATCCACGGAAAATGCCATCACAAATCGAGCTCCAGTACAGATGATCCATGTGGTGCGTCGTGGTGATACTCTCGGAAGTCTGGCGCGCGCTGCGGGGGTTCGCGTAAAGGATATTATTGCTTGGAACCATCTTAAATCGCGTGTTTCTCTGCATCCCGGTCAACGTTTAACCTTGAGCCAAGGCACTGAAGCAGTAGTCTTGACGAAAAGCCATGGACATACCGATCAAGTGAATAAACATGGCCGGATAAAAGCAACAATTTTGGCGCGAGGAAAGCATCACGATGCTCAGTCCTTGCAACACCAGCGGCATTCCGTGATTAAGGCCGCTCACAACAAGCATTCATCTCGAACTCATGGCAGACACTCTTAA
- a CDS encoding Methyltransf_11 domain-containing protein, with translation MTVNVDTVHAQLRQWYRQVPGRWVSRAERDQLDAFLPSLKGKRIAQIGCLSASSLLASSQIPHRIILDPAVHALDVGPDIHAHADALPFDAETINVLVLPHTLEFASDPHGVLREVNRVLSPEGYVVIIGFNPWGLWGLWRLFRKHGGEVPWCGYFFGVSQIHAWLRSLDFQIARSHYFFFLPPSRHETLMRILSFLHVPGSQWFPISGLYLVVAQKRIAGLTPIRLRWEEIRSPLPDLCWVEPSAPEANHGP, from the coding sequence ATGACCGTCAATGTCGATACCGTGCATGCTCAATTACGGCAATGGTACCGCCAGGTTCCAGGTCGATGGGTGTCACGGGCGGAACGAGATCAATTAGATGCTTTTTTACCATCGCTAAAAGGGAAGCGTATCGCCCAGATCGGTTGTCTGAGCGCGTCCAGCCTGTTAGCAAGCAGTCAAATACCACATCGAATTATATTAGATCCAGCAGTACATGCCCTGGACGTAGGACCTGACATTCATGCACATGCAGATGCATTGCCATTCGATGCTGAGACGATTAATGTTCTGGTGTTGCCGCATACCCTGGAATTCGCATCTGACCCGCATGGCGTGCTCCGCGAAGTAAACCGTGTATTGTCTCCAGAAGGTTATGTAGTCATCATCGGTTTTAATCCTTGGGGATTATGGGGACTATGGCGATTATTTCGGAAGCACGGTGGCGAAGTGCCTTGGTGCGGCTATTTTTTTGGAGTTTCACAGATCCATGCCTGGCTTAGGTCGCTCGACTTCCAGATTGCACGCAGCCATTATTTCTTTTTTCTCCCACCCTCGCGGCACGAGACCTTGATGCGTATCCTATCCTTCCTGCATGTACCTGGCAGTCAATGGTTTCCAATCAGTGGTCTCTACCTTGTGGTAGCTCAGAAGCGGATTGCCGGTCTGACTCCCATTCGTTTACGCTGGGAAGAGATTCGCTCCCCACTACCCGACTTATGCTGGGTCGAGCCTAGCGCTCCCGAAGCCAATCATGGCCCATGA
- the rnhA gene encoding ribonuclease HI → MAHEVEIYSDGACRGNPGPGGWAAILRYQGKEKCLSGGERHTTNNRMELMGAIQGLEALRRPSLVSLYTDSQYVQKGITQWLANWKRNGWRTTTRTPVKNADLWQRLDAASFSHQINWRWVRGHDGNNGNELADHIANAAIDEFLIKN, encoded by the coding sequence ATGGCCCATGAAGTGGAAATCTATAGCGATGGTGCCTGTCGTGGAAATCCAGGTCCCGGAGGCTGGGCAGCTATCCTGCGTTACCAAGGAAAAGAAAAGTGCCTGTCTGGCGGGGAACGCCACACGACAAACAATCGTATGGAGCTGATGGGTGCCATCCAAGGTCTGGAGGCTCTCCGCCGTCCCTCGTTGGTATCTCTGTATACGGATTCTCAATATGTGCAAAAAGGTATTACTCAGTGGCTGGCCAACTGGAAACGTAATGGTTGGCGTACCACGACGCGCACTCCTGTCAAGAATGCCGATCTATGGCAACGCCTAGACGCTGCGTCGTTCTCACACCAAATCAATTGGCGGTGGGTTCGCGGTCATGACGGCAATAACGGCAACGAATTGGCCGACCATATCGCCAATGCTGCGATTGATGAATTTTTAATAAAAAATTAA
- the prmB gene encoding 50S ribosomal subunit protein L3 N(5)-glutamine methyltransferase has protein sequence MELEFVEKSMSTEQDAVELEAVEELRTVRDLIRWGASRFAAAGLVFGHGMDNPWDEATNLTLHTLHLPPQVPDRIGNARLTTSERRKVIELFRRRITERRPAAYLTQEVWFAGLPFYIDERVLIPRSPIAELIERGFDPWLSEQRIGRILDIGTGSGCIAIACAMAFPGVTVDAVDISSDALEVARINIERHEVGDQVNLIHSDLYQGLGERYYDLIVSNPPYVPLARMKTLPPEYQHEPALGLAAGKEGLDTVSRLLQGADRHLTMEGILVVEVGDTSTALEERLPEVPFLWLDFERGGGGVFLLTAEQVHNYRSYFNTMFQSASDLIC, from the coding sequence ATGGAGCTCGAGTTTGTAGAAAAATCCATGTCAACCGAACAGGACGCGGTGGAGCTGGAAGCCGTCGAGGAATTACGCACCGTGCGTGATCTTATCCGTTGGGGAGCGAGTCGCTTTGCGGCGGCAGGACTCGTCTTTGGTCATGGCATGGATAATCCTTGGGACGAAGCAACAAATTTGACGCTGCACACTCTTCACCTGCCTCCCCAGGTACCGGATCGGATCGGCAACGCCCGACTGACGACTTCTGAACGTCGCAAGGTAATCGAATTATTTCGGCGGCGGATTACCGAGCGTCGGCCCGCAGCCTATTTAACTCAAGAAGTCTGGTTCGCGGGTCTACCTTTCTATATCGATGAGCGCGTGCTGATTCCACGTTCGCCGATTGCTGAATTAATTGAAAGGGGATTTGATCCCTGGCTTTCGGAACAACGAATTGGACGTATTCTTGATATCGGGACCGGATCGGGTTGCATTGCCATCGCCTGCGCCATGGCCTTTCCTGGAGTAACGGTGGATGCCGTAGATATCTCCAGCGACGCCCTGGAAGTAGCGCGAATCAATATTGAACGTCATGAAGTGGGTGATCAAGTGAATCTCATCCACTCGGACCTCTATCAGGGATTGGGAGAACGCTATTATGACCTCATAGTGAGTAATCCACCCTATGTTCCCCTGGCGCGAATGAAGACCTTGCCACCTGAGTACCAACATGAGCCAGCCTTGGGCCTAGCAGCAGGAAAAGAGGGATTGGATACCGTTTCGCGGCTTTTGCAAGGCGCTGACCGTCACCTCACAATGGAAGGGATACTAGTGGTTGAGGTGGGAGACACTTCCACGGCCCTGGAAGAACGTTTGCCGGAGGTTCCTTTCTTATGGTTGGATTTCGAGCGCGGTGGTGGTGGCGTATTTTTGCTCACTGCTGAACAAGTACATAATTATCGCAGCTATTTTAATACCATGTTTCAATCCGCATCCGACCTCATCTGCTGA
- a CDS encoding hypothetical protein (Evidence 5 : Unknown function), whose protein sequence is MDCLPVNEEVTKKDKDNDAYASLSNLINTPEWGGLKPARKFDEIGLNIMRRAKSLNEYIELVDQAIFEVGELRAADEWEQEEGGGILDFPVPLINQLRQLKEELTAECHIFGERDLSLMKIVRANARQIPFNGLFDIINQTHRLGLEN, encoded by the coding sequence GTGGATTGCCTCCCCGTAAACGAGGAGGTTACCAAAAAGGATAAGGATAACGATGCTTACGCATCGTTGTCTAATTTAATTAATACCCCTGAATGGGGAGGTCTCAAACCAGCAAGAAAATTTGATGAGATAGGATTGAATATCATGCGTCGCGCTAAGAGCTTAAACGAATATATTGAATTAGTGGATCAAGCCATTTTCGAGGTAGGAGAACTTCGGGCCGCCGATGAATGGGAACAAGAAGAAGGCGGAGGCATTCTCGATTTTCCTGTTCCCTTAATCAACCAGTTGCGCCAGCTCAAGGAAGAATTAACTGCTGAATGTCATATATTTGGAGAAAGAGATTTGTCCTTGATGAAAATTGTCCGCGCCAACGCGCGTCAAATACCATTCAACGGTTTATTCGATATCATCAATCAAACTCATCGTTTGGGACTAGAAAATTGA